Within the Marixanthomonas sp. SCSIO 43207 genome, the region GTAAATCTTGTTTTAGCTGAGCTAAATGTTCTTTTATTTCCTCTCCAAATTGTACAATATTATTCCCTTTAGCCATCTCCAAAGTAATAATCATCGCCTTAGTACCTCCCGTTTGTATGTAAGAGTCGGGGTCTTCATATTCCCTCTTTATGTTTGCAATATCACTTAACCTAATTACATTTCCATTTTTATCAGATTTAATAATATGTTGTGCCACATCGGTAACATCATTTAAAAATGCATCAATATGTATTGGGCGATCAAAATTTTTGCTTTCTAAAGTTCCACCAGGTAATATCGTTCCTCGGGTTTGCAGACTTTGCATTAGCATCCCCGGACTTATACCATACTGGGCCAATTTATTTTGATCTACCGAAACAGCTATTTGCTCTGTAAGTCCACCAGAGTAAGTGATTTTTGCCATATCTTTTATCTGGCGCAGGTTGTCAATAATATCTTCTACATGAAATTGAAGATCTTTATAAGGTCTAGTTTTAGACTGAACTGACAAAATCATGGCAGCGGTATTACCAAAATCGCTATTTACGGCTATACCTCGTACTCCTTTGGGTAAAGATTGCTGTTGAAATACAAATAAATTGTTTTTTAGTTTGTTCCAAAATTGTTGGGTTTCGTCTTTTCCAATTCTGTCTGAAACTTCTAAATACACATAACTCATTCCATTTTTTGAATAGGAATAGGTTTTAGTTTTATCCACTTCATTAAACGTAAATAAGTATTCTTCAAGTTTAGAAGTCAGTTGTGTTTCAACCTCTTCTGAACTAGCTCCTGGAAATGATCCTATAACAAGACCAGTTCTGTTTGTAAAATCGGGAAACTCATTTCGGGACATATTAAAAAGTCCTATAAGTCCGATAATAAATAATATAAAAGCTAATGCTAGGGGAAAAGCTTTATGCTTCATCCCCCATTCTATAAGGTTTCCTTTCTTTTTCATAAATTACTTGCTTAGAACTTTTACAGGAGTGTTATTGGTAAGTTTATGGTATCCAGATGTGATAATGACATCTCCCTTTTGTAAACCTTTTTCAATGGTAATACCGTCATTATGGAGTGTGCCGATTTCAACGAATTTACGTTTTGCAGTATTTTTCTCTGTATCTACTATATAAACAAAGTTTTTTCCCTCATCAGTTATAGATACCACTTGTACAGGAAGTACAATGGATTGCAAGTTATTTTCAGTTATATTTTTTTGTTTTGATTGATTAAAGCTCGTTTGACAAGCCATTCCTGGTTTTAAAATTTTATCTGGATTAGGTATGGTAATTTTAGCTTTGTACACAGGGTTTTGACTTCCAGACTGAATAGCAATTTCGGTAAGTTGTCCTGTAAATGCTTTATCTAAGGCATTTACAGTAACCGTAGCACTATCCCCTACTTTGTAAGTATTTACTTCCTCATCTGACAAAGAGATAATAGCTTGTACTTGATTTATAGTTAGTAATTCTACTACAGGCATTCCTGGATTTGCTACACCTCCAGTTTCCATCATTTTACTACCAATATATCCTGAAAAAGGCGCTCTTAGCTTAGTTTTCTTAACGTTTTGGTATGCCGCATTTGCTGCAGATTGAGCTTGCTTAAAATTGGAGCGAGCTTCAATCATTCTAATCTCAGCAATACTTCCTTTTTTATATACTTCATTAATACGGGTGAAGTTCTCTTGTGCTAAATCAGCTTTAGCTTTTTGTGCTTCATATTGTTCTACATAAGTTGTAGGATCTATAGTTGCTATGAGTCTTCCTTTTTCAACATATTCCCCATTATTTACACGAATAGTGTTAATATCACCAGATACTTGAAAGCTTAGTTGAGCATCGGTTTTAGCTTGTATCGTTCCAGGATAATTTTCTGAGGTAAAATAAGTTGTGTTGTTTGTATTTCCTATAGTTAATGTCTCAACTCCGATAGGTTTAATTTCTCTAAATGTTTCTTTATCATTACACGCGAATAAGAAAAATCCAAATATTGTAATATACAAAAGAGGTTTACGTAGCATTTAATTTGTTTTTAAGTTTTTACTATTAATCTTTAACCCATAATTGGGTGAAACAATTTTTTTGCAAAAATGCTTTTAAATAAACAAATAGGAAAGGTCTACAAGAGGGTGTAATTGGTCAATATGAGTGATTTTAAATAGTTAAGTTTAAATAATAAAACCACATAACTATAAACATCAACCATTTATAATTTTTAAATAAAAGCACCCTTGGTCTAAGTCTGTAATTTTAACTTGTGGTTTCTATATTGAGATGGAGAAAAACCAGAATGTTTTTTAAAATATTTTCCGAAGAAAGACTGATCGCTAAATTGTAAATCGTCTGAGATTTGTGCTATGGAAAGAGATGGGTTACCTAGCAATATTTTAGCTTCTAAAATTACAGTATCTACAATTAACTCTCCAGCTGTCTTGCCAGATACCTCTTTTAAAACCTTAGATAAATGGCCAGAAGTTATTGATAAAACACCTGCATAAAACTGTACAGATTTCTCTACTTTAAAATTATCATTGAGAAGTTTTAAGAAACGAAGTGCTAATTCTTCATTTCTAGATACAGATAATTCTAGGTTGGGATTATTTTTTTTAAATACAGAAGAACAATGGAAAACCAACCCACCAAAAGTATGTTTGATTAATTCCTTCTTAAAAGGTCTTTCATACTCTTTAGAGTTATTATATTTTTTTAATAGTTCTGATAATAAAGTCGCTGTTTTACTTTCTGAAGGTGATAATTTTAATTTAATTATATTATCTCTTGTAAAAAACTCAATTTTATCAAATTCTATCTTCGTAAAAGAGTTTTTTAATATAAAATCAACGCTAAAACAAATTCCGATAATCTCTAAATCTTTACTAATTTTAAGCAATTGTACAGCTACTTTTGGCTTAATCGGAATAATTTCACCGGTTTTAATTGTGATTTTCTGTAAATTTAATTGAACTTTAATTTCTCCTTTAACAACAAATATTAATGAATAATCATCTGTTCTAAATGGATAAGTAATAGGGATTTCTTCGTATTTATTTTTTGAAATATGTACGTGTAAATCATCATTCTGGGGCTTGTCCCCCATAATATCAATTAGCTCATTTATAGTATGCTTTCTAATTAAATTTTCCTGCAAAATAGTCTTATGAAGATTTGGATTACAAATATAATATTTATCCGGTTTCTTTTAGGTTATTATCTGTCGTGTAATTTTCTTAAACACACCAAATTAGTTATAAGATAATAGAACCTGAGCAACTTTTTTTAAATCATTTTCATTAATTTCTGTCTGGGGTGCTAAAGGAAATATTTGCTGTCCCGGTCTACTGATGAATGCTGCTCGCCAACCTGCCCAAAGCGCACCAGCTACATCCCATCCATGGGCTGCTATAAGCATACATTCTTCTGGATTCACCTTCATTATTCGTGCCGCCCAAGTATATGTATCTGTAAATGGTTTAAATTTACCTATATCCTCTACACTTAAGTGATCATCAAAATATTCAGTTAAACCTGCACTTTCAAATTGCTTTTTTACACCTTCCTTTGAAGAATTTGTAAAGGATACCAATTTATAACCGTCTTTTTTAAGTTGAGTTAAAGCTTCTTTTACTTCGGGGTGTACCGGCAAACCATGTAATGAGTTTACTACTGTTTTGCGTGCTTCTTCCTCTGATAATTTAATATCATTATTAGCTGCAACCATTTGTAAAGCTGCAGCTCCAATATTTCCAAAATGTTCATATTGACCGCTTGCTGTGGTGACCAAAGAATACTGCAACATGGTTGTGAACCACAAGGAAAGTAAATCATCTTTACCATTTAGAGCTTCACTCACTACATGTTTCATATTGGTAAGATCTAGCAAGGTTTCATTGACATCAAAGAATAAAACTTTTGGTCTTAGTTTGTTAGTATTTTCCATAGTGTTTTCTGTTTGTCTCAGTCCTGTATTAAGTGTCGATACTCCTTTTGTATCTACTTAATCCTAGTTTTTTTATACATGTTGCTCTTTCAAAAAGAATAAATTTATTTAGTAATAAACTCTGAAAGTACTTCTTTAAATACATCTACAGGTTGTGCTCCAGTTATTGCGCTTTTTCGGTTAAAAACAATTGTTGGCACCGAATTAACTCCCAAGTTTTTCCAATAGTCCTGTTTGTTTCGTACATCATTGCGAACTTTTTCATTGTCTAGCCTAGTAAGTGCTTCTTCTGCATTTAAACCCACATCTAATAAAGCTTGTTTTAAAACATCGCTATCTGATACATCTTTTCGTTCACTAAAAAATGCAGTTGTTAAGCGCATTTTTAGTTCAGTTTGCTTTTCAAAATCTTTTGCATAGTCTAATAAAATATGAGCATTAAAGGTATTAACCATTCGCATTTCATCAAAATAATCAAAGCTAAAGTTAAGCTCCTTTCCTACTTTGGTCATGTGCTGTTGTGACTCTTTTTGTTGCTCCAGAGTAGCTCCATATTTTTCAGCAATATGTTCTTTCAAGTTTTGGCCTTCACGTGGCATATTTGGATTTAATTCAAAAGGTTGCCACTCTATTTCTAATTGGTCTTCAATTCCTAATTCTGAAATTGCTTTTTCTAAACGCTTATAACCAATAGTGCACCAAGGGCAAACTACATCAGACACAATATCTATTTTCAATTTTTCTTTCATGGTATTCGTTTTCTAAATGACTAATAAACCTCCCAATTAATTGGAAGGTTTATTTTAACTTACAAATTTGAAATTTTTAAAATAAAATTGACGTTTTATTTACTCCATTCGTATTTTTTAAAACCTTCATCAACTGGTGTATTGGCAATATGGTTTACATAGTTGCTAATGGTTTTTTGAGATAGTCCTAAAATAATTTCAAGTACTTGTCTCTCACCGTATCCTGCTTCGTAAAAAGCATCTAAATCTTCTTGAGTTACATTTCCGCGATTACGCACAATTTTTAATGTCATAGTTCGTAACGCTTCCAGTTTTGGGTTTTCTAATGTTGTTTCATTACGTAGAGCCTCTGTAATGCTGTCATCTACTTTCATCATTTTAGCGATACCCGTATGTGCCGGCACGCAATAATGACATTCATGCTCCACATTTATTGATTGCCATACCACCGTTAATTCTTCATTATTAAATGATGAGTTTTCAAATAACTCATGTAGTTTTTGGTACCCTTCAAGGATGCCAGGTGCTCCGGCTAAAACCCCGTGTAAACCAGGTATCATGCCATAGGCTTTTTTAGATTTTTCTAATAATTCTTTACTCTCTTCTGGAGCAGATTCTAAACTCTGAATTTTTAAACTTGTCATAATTTTAAACTTTATTTATTATTACTATATTTCTAAACAATCGTTTAGAAATGGATTAAAAAAAATATTATAGGTTATTAAATGTCATTTCAATATAATCTTCAATTTCTTTCTGGCTATTAACTCGAGATGCTGCAGCTAGGCCGTGTTTGGCTAAAAGTAAAAAATTGGCTTGTTTTAATACAGTCTCTTCGTTTTTAGAGGAGTCAGCTTTTAATTTTTCAATAAAAATAGTTTTGAGATTACTCATAAATACATTCATTTCATTTTTAATTAAAACATCCTCGCTTTCTGAAAATTCATTGTATGTATTAGTAAGTAAGCATCCTTTTTTATTACCTAGCTGAGATCCTATTTTTACAGAATCATAAAAAAACTCTTTAATATCATCAACACCATTTGAAGCTTCTTTAAGCTTTTCAAAAATTTTTTTAATTTTAGAATTATAACATTTTAAGGTTTTAAGGAAAAGCTCGTGTTTACTTCCAAAACTTGAATATATAGAGAATTTATTGATGCCCATCTCTTTCTCCAGCATTTTCATTGATGTATTTTCATAGCCATTTTGCCAAAACAAATACATTGCCTTCTCAAGAACTTCTTCTTCTTTATATTCTTTTTTTCTAGCCATAATTTTAAATACACAACAAAACTAACCAATTGGTTAGTTTTGAAAAAACTTTTAAGAAAACTTTGTAATAAATATACAAAGCAATGTTTGTTAAAGCTAGTAGGTACTTTAAGAAAGATTTAGCTGAATAAAAAAAGGCAGCTACAAATGTAACTGCCTAATCATTTTGTAGCGAGATGGGGACTTGAACCCCAGACCTCCGGGTTATGAATCCGACGCTCTAACCACCTGAGCTACCTCGCCGCATTTTGCGAGTGCAAATATAGAAACAATAGTTAATGTAAAAAACCAAAAATTAAATTAATTTTTGGTTTGTATGAAAGTTGAATAAATAGCTTTTTAAAAAACTTCTGCTGTTTTATTAGATATATTCACTTCTGTCTTGAATAAATTGGTGTAATCCATAACATTATTAATATTATCTAGCTCACATAAATATTCAATAACTGCAGATAGTCCTTTAAAAAGGTTGTCTTTTGATGTTGGGTTTTCTGGCTTTATTCCTTTTTTATTTAAGGGTATATCAAAACCACACGCTTTTAAAAAAACAGACTCAATTTTTAATAACTCTTTTGGGCTGTACCCGTTAATTTTTCTACCCAACCGTTGATGAACCAAACCTACATAATTGAGTTGTAACGATCCGTGAAAATCGCTAAAATGCCTCCAACTATCTTTTGTATCACAAATATTACCTACAGCACATTGTTTACAACATTCAGGGTTTAAAGTATTACTATGAAAAGCTTCATACAGCTTTGTAATGGCCAATTCTAGACGTTGTGAGGTTTTCATGATTCTACTGCTTTCTATAAATTTAATGAATTATTTCTTGTCTCAAAACAGTTTTAATACATTCTTCAAGAAATAATAAACTAGATTTTTCTTTAATTTAAAAGCACTTTCTTTAAAATTGATACCTTCGCAAAAAAAAATTAAGATGCTAAAAGCTGTTTTATTTGATATGGATGGGGTAATTGTAAATACTGAACCTCTTCATAAAAAAGCCTACTTTCAAATGTTTGAAGATGTCAACATAGATGTTTCTGAAGAAATGTATGAAACCTACACAGGACAGTCCACAATAAACATTTGTAAAGATTTATGTTCTCACTTCTCTCTTTCTGAAGCTCCAGAAACTTTAATGGCAACTAAAAGAAAACATTTTAAACATCTTTTTGCAACAGATGATGAGTTAGATTTACTAGATGGTGTTCTTCAATTAATTAAAGATTATTATAATAACGGACTCACATTAATATTAGCTTCTTCAGCTTCAATGCCAAATATAAATCGCATTTTTGAACGGTTTGAACTTAATCAATACTTTACCGACAAATTAAGTGGTGCCGATTTAAAAGCTTCAAAACCACATCCTGAAATTTTTATAAAAGCTGCTCAAGCATCAGGGCACATAAAAGATAACTGCATGGTTATTGAAGACTCAACCAATGGAATTGCAGCTGCAAAAGGAGCAGGAATCTTTTGTGTAGGATATGACAGCATATACTCCAAAAACCAAGATTATTCAAAAGCAGATGTAGTTATATCAGACTTTAATGCAATTGCATACGATAAAGCAAAACAGTTTTTCTTATAATTTTTTAAAAAAAGGTAAGCATTGCCATAATGAAATAATAAAATATTGGTATGCTTAACTTTTAGCAACAGTTTTAAAGTAGTTTGGCCCTCAACTCCGTAAATGAAATTGAGTCTTGGTCTCCGCTTTTCATATGCTTTAATGTGTATGTTTCGGTTTCCATTTCATTTCCACCTGCCAAAACAGTAAATGGAATATTGCGTTTATCTGCATAACCCATTTGTTTACCCATTTTGGCGGCGTCTGGATATAATTCAGCAGTAATACCTTCTTTCCTAAGCTTTGAGATAGCTTTCATTGCATATCGTGCTTCATCTTCACCAAAATTAATAAACAACACCTTCGTATTGGCAGAAACCGTTTCGGGAAATAGATCTAATTCTTCTAGCACTAGGTAGATTCTATCCAGTCCAAATGAAATGCCTACTCCACTCATGTTTTTGAGTCCGAAAATGCCGGTCAAGTCGTCATAGCGACCGCCACCACCAATGCTTCCCATTTTTACTGATGATGGAGCAGCCACTTCAAAAATAGCTCCGGTGTAGTAATTTAATCCACGGGCTAGTGTTACATCAACTTCTAGTGTTGCTGTTTGTAATTCTAGTTCTGTTATAGTTTGAATTATAAACTCTAATTCATGAACACCTTGCATACCTATTTCAGAAGCAGAAAGTAACTCTTTTAATAGCGCTAATTTTTCAGAAGCTGTTCCACTTACTTGTAATAAAGGTTGTAATTTTTCAATCGCCTCTTCAGAAATACCTTTCTCTCGCATTTCTTTTTTAACACCGTCCTCCCCTATTTTGTCTAGCTTGTCTAATGCTACTGTAAAATCAATTAATTTGTCTGATTCTCCTATAACTTCAGCAATACCACTCAGCACTTTACGGTTGTTCATTTTGATAGTAACACCTTCCAAATTTAATTTGCTAAAAACAGCATCGTACAATTGAACAAACTCTACTTCTTGCCATAATGAAGTACTCCCAACCACATCTGCATCACATTGAAAAAACTCTCTGAAACGTCCTTTTTGAGGTCTATCAGCTCGCCAAACCGGCTGAATTTGATAACGTTTAAACGGAAAATCGATTTCGTTTTGGTGTTGCACTACATAACGCGCAAACGGAACGGTAAGATCATACCGAAGGGCTTTTTCTGAAATTTTTGGAGTTAATTTGCCACTATCTTTTTCAGAATATAGAGTATCATCCACTTTCCGAAGAAAATCTCCACTATTTAATATTTTAAAAATCAACCGGTCGCCTTCATCACCGTATTTTCCCATTAACGTATCGCTGTTTTCAAATGATGGCGTTTCAATAGGTTGAAAGCCGTAGGTAGTGAAACAACTTTTTATAGTGTCCATTATATAGTTACGTTTTACTACTTCAGCAGGTGAAAAGTCGCGAGTCCCTTTGGGTATGGATGGTTTTTGAGCCACAGTGTTTATTTTAAAATGTAATGTTCAATTTATATTTTCGAGTTGCAAATATCTTAAATTATTGGCTAACTTGTAACTTTAACGGCTGTTATTAGTCTAATGGGTAACCTTAATCTGTAACTATGTTTTCATTGTTTCGCGAAAATGTTCGTATTGCTTTAGATTCAATTAAAAGTCAATTATTACGAACCATCCTCACTGTCATTATCATAGCCATTGGTATTTGGGCCTTGGTTGGTATTTTAAGTGCCGTAAAAGTGCTTGAAAATACAATATCAGACAATTTTGCATCAATGGGAGCCAATACGTTTAATGTTCAGCGGTATGAGTTGCAAGTACAAAGCCAGCGAGGTGGCGAGCGTAAAAAGATTAACCCAATAATTAGTTACAATGATGTACGTGAGTTTGAAGATAAGTACAACTATCCTTTAACGCAAACATCAGTTTCTTTTAGAGGAACTTCAATGGCTGAAGTAAAATATCAAAGCGAAAAAACCGATCCCGAAGTACAAGTTTATGGTGTTAATGAGCATTATTTATTAAACACCGGTACTGAAATAGATCGCGGAAGAAATTTCACTTTTTTTGATATTCAGAATAACAATAAAGTGTGTTTGTTAGGTTCAGATTTTTCAAAAAACCTTTTTAAGAATGAAAACCCTATAAACAAAACGGTTAGCATTAGAGGTGTTAAGTTTAAGGTTATCGGAATTTTAGAATCAAAAGGTTCAACCTTTGGTAATAATCAAGATTTAAAGATGTTAATTCCTATACAAGTAGCACGCGGAATTTTTACACAACCAAACATCAATTACACCATAAGTGTGCGTGTAGATGATAAAGAAATTATGCAAAGCGCTCAAGATGAAGCTGTGATTACTTTCAGAAAAATTAGAGGTTTAAATCCTGTTGAAGAAAATAACTTTGGTATTCTGCGAAGTGATGATTTAATAAATCAAATTGCCGAATTAGGTCTGTACATGTCTACAGCAGCTTGGATTATAAGCATCATTACTATTCTTGGTTCTTCAATTGCTTTAATGAATATCATGCTTGTTTCGGTAACAGAGCGTACACGTGAAATTGGTGTACGAAAGGCCTTAGGAGCAAAACGTTCAACGATTTCTACTCAATTTTTTATGGAAACTATTGTTATAGGACAATTTGGAAGTATTTTGGGTATTCTGCTTGGTATATTAACCGGATTTATTTTTGCAAAAGCTTTTGATTTTGAATTTTCACTACCTTGGGTAGCGATGATTTGGGCTACAATAATTACCTTTATTGTAGCTATAATTGCAGGATCATACCCGGCAACAAAAGCAGCCAAACTTGACCCTATAGAAAGTTTACGATACGAATAGAAAAACTTATCCTGTTATCCGCCAATTTTAGTAAGAATATCCTCAAAAAAACGATATAACTCACCTTTGGTAATAATAGCACCTTGTTCAATCAATTTAAAAATATCACCGCTTTTATCATTTGAAAATTTCTTATTGGCAGTGTAAAACTCTACATCATCTGTCATAAAGTTTTTCTGAAGCCAAGCATAACCATCTGCTGTGGTAATATCTTTGGTTTTATCCATTACCTTTACCGAAATAAGCAACATTTGATCCGCTTCAATTTTAAAAAGAAATAATTGTTGCGGCGCAATATTTTCTAGATATTCAGCTTTTTGTAATACTCCTTCCCAAACAAGGTCACTAAAGATATCTAATTCTTCTTCAGCAACATTAGGTTTATTTTCTTTTATATCTGCCCATTCTTCGGCAGTGATGGATTGTGTAGCTAGAAAATTAATAAACTCGGTATGTAGTTCTTCAAATTGTTCTTTAGTAAGGCGTGCGTATTTCATTAGAGTAAGTTTTACTTAAAAAGAAAACCTTCTCCAAGTTATGAAGAAGGTTTTATGTATTATTTCAGTAGAAAAATTATTGGTTATCAGCAACCACATCAAATGTGAACGTTTCAATCACATCTCTGTGGAAACGAATAGTTGCTTCATATTGCCCGGTACGTTTGATAGCACCACCAGCAATTGAAATGTATTTTTTATCAATAGATACATTTTCTTTTTCCAATGCATCTGCAAGATCTGCATTGGTAACAGAGCCAAATAATTTATCTTTATCTCCTGTTTTTGCGGTAATTTTTAACTCAATAATTTCACCAAGCTTATCAGCTTCTTTTTGAGCGTCTTCAATTACTTTACGCTCTTTGTATGCTTGTTGTTTAAGCTTTTCTTCTAATGCTTTTTTTGCAGAAGGAGTTGCTAAAGTTGCATACCCTTGCGGAATTAAGAAGTTTCTACCGTATCCGTTTTTTACAGTTACTACATCATCTGTAAACCCCAGATTTTCTACGTCTTGTTTTAATATAAGTTCCATAATCCTATCTGGTTTTTATTTGTATAAATCGGTTACATAAGGCATTAAAGCTAAGTGACGTGCTCTTTTTACAGCCACAGCAACTTTACGTTGAAACTTTAATGATGTTCCTGTTAATCTACGAGGTAACAATTTACCTTGTTCGTTTACAAAGCTCATTAAAAAATCTGGGTCTTTGTAATCTACATATTTAATACCAGAACGTTGAAAACGGCAATATTTTTTTGCTTTACTGGTTTCAATATTTAACGGGGTAAGATATCTAATCTCGCCGTCTTTTTTTCCTTTTGCTTGTTCTTGAATAGATGCCATACCTTATGCTTTTGCTTTTTGTTTGTTGTTTCGGTTACGTCTTTTCTCTGCCCAAGCAACAGCATGCTTGTCAAGTTTAACGGTAAGGTAACGCATAATACGTTCATCTCTTCTAAACTCTACTTCTAATGCATTAATTGCATCGCCAGGTGCAGTGTACTCAAATAAGTGATAAAATCCACTTTTCTTGTGTTGAATTGCGTAGGCTAGTTTTTTAAGCCCCCAATCCTCTTTTGATATCATCTTAGCACCTTTAGAAACAAGAAGATCTTCGTATTTCTTTACTGTTTCCTTTATCTGATCTTCAGATAAAACGGGATTTAA harbors:
- the rpsF gene encoding 30S ribosomal protein S6, translated to MNQYETVFILNPVLSEDQIKETVKKYEDLLVSKGAKMISKEDWGLKKLAYAIQHKKSGFYHLFEYTAPGDAINALEVEFRRDERIMRYLTVKLDKHAVAWAEKRRNRNNKQKAKA